One stretch of Punica granatum isolate Tunisia-2019 chromosome 5, ASM765513v2, whole genome shotgun sequence DNA includes these proteins:
- the LOC116209680 gene encoding cell number regulator 6, protein MAEGNAHSRYVRLTKEQAPVEDITPGELNQPIEVPQLIVHRCHECGQPLPESYQPPSDEDWTTGICGCADDPESCWTGLFCPCVLFGRNVETLREDIPWTNGCVCHALCVEGGMAIAAATALFHGIDPKTSFLICESLFFAWWMCGIYTGLFRQSLQKKYHLKNSPCDPCLVHCCMHWCALCQEHREMKNHLSDNVVMPSTAPPPVQQMSSTNEQKTDSPLAEPSKEGAGNNLELQPI, encoded by the exons ATGGCGGAGGGGAACGCGCATTCGAGATACGTGAGGCTGACCAAAGAGCAGGCGCCTGTGGAGGATATCACTCCTGGTGAGCTCAATCAGCCGATAGAGGTCCCTCAG TTAATAGTCCATAGATGCCATGAATGTGGACAGCCCCTACCCGAAAGCTACCAGCCTCCATCCGATGAAGATTGGACAACTGGCATCTGTGGCTGTGCTGATGATCCTGAGAGCT GTTGGACTGGTCTCTTCTGTCCCTGTGTCCTGTTTGGACGTAATGTTGAAACACTGAGGGAAGATATTCCTTGGACCAATGGTTGTGTTTGCCATGCCTTATGTGTTGAAGGTGGGATGGCCATTGCTGCTGCAACAGCACTGTTCCATGGAATTGATCCGAAGACATCATTTCTCATTTGCGAGAGCTTGTTCTTTGCTTGGTGGATGTGTGGAATCTATACTGGCTTATTTCGTCAATCATTACAGAAGAAATATCATCTGAAG AACTCACCTTGTGACCCATGCCTTGTGCACTGTTGCATGCATTGGTGTGCACTGTGCCAAGAGCACAGGGAGATGAAGAACCACCTTTCCGACAATGTCGTGATGCCAAGCACTGCACCTCCCCCAGTCCAGCAGATGAGCTCCACCAATGAACAGAAGACCGACTCACCACTTGCTGAGCCCTCAAAGGAGGGTGCCGGCAACAATTTGGAGCTGCAGCCCAT ATAA